From the Penaeus monodon isolate SGIC_2016 chromosome 3, NSTDA_Pmon_1, whole genome shotgun sequence genome, the window GGTAGAATCCCCGTACCTCCCACGCAGGCAGGCCGGGGCGAGGTGTCCTTTCAAAGAATGTGGTTGTTTACTTGGCGAATCGTATTTGTGTAAAACGGTTGGTTGGTTCGAGCGTGCGTGAGTAAGAGGTGTGGCACTCGCTGGCGTGCCTCAGCCCctgactcattcactcattcacagcCTCACACCAATCTCGAAGACCTGAGAGAGATaacttgggaaaggggaaggtaaggtgggaggagagaaagggggaggatgagagggggctGTTCAAGGGCGGAGGTTATATATTTATCAACAGTCAGCGCCACCAATGTCACCAATAATAAACCCAGGGCTTACAACACATCACCCGATCCTTGACCGGCCATTAAGAATTAAAAAGAGAGGataaggataaaggagaggggtgaggggggggggggaagggagatgaggataaGGTGTGGGTGGAGaggtaaggaaaggggagaataagGATAAGGGGCTGGTATAGATGGTAGTATGTTAGGTGAACGGCATTAAGTGATAGGATAGGCTAGAAGGGTGTGGAGTGGAGGAAAAGGTGGTGAGTACAGACGTCGGTCACTCGGAGGGTAGAAGctaggaagaaaatagagaggggtAGTAAACAACGGGGGAATAGTAGCAAAGGAAAAAGTGGTAGAAAAAACGaggaaggtgtgtgtgggggagagggagagggagagggagagggagagagagagagagagagagagagagagagagagagagagagagagagagggagagggagagagagagagagagagagagagagagagagagagaggagagagagagagagaagggagagacgagaggatgtAGAGAGAGTTGCGAGTAGAGAGGGGAGCTCGTAGAGTTGAGAGATAGAGTAGGAGACGATAAGAGCGATCTGTATAGTATTACTCTCGAGTTTTCTATCTGAGTTATTCTCTTGCTATTCGCTCTGTATCTGCTTCGGCTATTGCACCTTTGATGTGCGACCTTGTTACTCCTGCGCTTGATCGCGCGCTGCATTCGCCTGGCTTCTCtacactctactctctctctttctcttcttgctctttattctctcttctgctcttctttCCCCGCCCCGACAGATAGAGACGAAGCCAGGGATCGGGAAGGATCGGGAGGTCGGGCTGGAGGAGCATTACCAGGGCGTGCTGGCGATGGCCGCGTGCCAGTGCAGGCATCAGGAGACTCCTTGTCACTCGCCGCGAGTCTTGGCTCATCAGACGGactcttccatttttcatttgcGTAAAGGGACGTTTGCCCGGTGACGTGGTGGTCGGGCGGGTCTCGTGCTGGGGATAATCTTGGCTCATGCCGTCACTCCTttttgaagggagggggagaggacttGGTATTCTCCCTTtaacccctctcccaccctctccccttccttccttccctcaagcTGTCACTCACACTCTTCATTGTCGTCTGGCGGTCCGTTCGGTCGCTTTCCTCTTTTGCCTTGTGCATTGCTCCTGAACACAcattcacgctctctctctctctctctctctctctctctctctctctctctctctctctctctctctctctctctctctctctctctctctctctctctctctctctctctctttcctctctccctctctctctctctctctctctccctcactccctctccctctccctctccccctctctctctcaatcttctagCGTGGTCGTAAAGTGAGTCATCCTCCACGAGCTTCCACGAGCTCATAGTGTGACCTTGATCggctgctgattttttttttttttttttttttttttaatgtcatttgCTTTATACCGAAAGAGTTACAGACAAGTGTTTGGCATTTTTATTGTCCTTGTGACATTCTTTATGATTTGAATCCAAGAATGGTTTGATACAATGGAATGGATGGATGGTGCTGCGTCATGTGACCTCGTCGTattaagagagggggaggagggcgagagggaggtcgAGAACTTGTCATTATGTCTTCATGTTCGTGTTCAGAACGAACGAAAAATGTCCGATTTGAATGGCCTCGTTCGTGGTGGATCTCCATATAATGATCTGTAGATGTTATTTTGtcactgttttcttttcatttcttcccagATCTGTCGTTCCTCGAGACTTTTTCCCCTCGCTCCAACCCTCCCGCACCATCCCACGCTTTCGTCCAGGCTGACAATTTGAAGTCGTGCTGTGCTGCCTTCGATTTCATGTTTGTTATCTCTCGCTCATGTTTAGTCTTTATGCTGTTGTTAATGCGCCTCCCGTTGGCGCTGCATTGCCCCGTGAATCCCTTGTCtattttctttgctctttttgtTCCGTCGTACTTGTTATTTTTCCTGCGAAATGTCTTTTATTACTCTCTCCCTCacgactctccccctcccccatgctttccctctctccctctcacctcttccccttaCTCTTTCAGTCgtgccccccttctctctctctctctctctctctctctctctttctctttctctttctctttctctttctcttctccctccctccctcccctccctctctctctctctctctctctctctctctcttctctctctctctctctctctctctctctctctctctctctctctctctctcttctcttctctctccccctcccccccccctccctccctccctccctccctccctccctccctccctccctccctcctccctccctctctccctctctgtctccctctccccttccccccttcccccactctctctctctctccttctcccttctctctctctctctctctcatcgctctcagtctccagcctctctctctcgtctctctccactctctctctcgtctccatcgtctctctccctctctcctctctctcctctctcctctcctctctcctcctcctctcccctccctccctccttccctcctccctctccctcccctcctcccctccttccctccttccctccctccctcctcgctatctgtctctctatctatctgtctgtctgtctgtatatctatctatttctatctttcctcttcttcttatcctcccccATCGTATTTATTTTTGCCCTTCTCTTGTTTCCTCTGCCCACCCTTTCCCAGCGAACACCACAGTACACCCCGCCTCCGTTGACTCAGAAGCCAAGCATTTTCCCTTCGAAGTACACACAGCTCCGAACCATTAGACTACTCCACTTTGCCCCGCGAACtagatattcctctctctctctcctctcctctctcttccttccctctctctctcatcaactagatattcctctctctctctctctctctctctctctcttctctctctctctctctctctcactccctccctccctccctccctccctccctccctccctccctccctccctctcttcccctcctcgctcttctattctccctttccatcaccctctcccattttccttaaCTTGAATACTCCTACGCACGTTATTTATGTAGCTACATTAGGCTCTCTCTCGCCGTCGACGTCCTACACCTACACACTCACTGATGACGGCCGTAGCCGTTCCCATATCCTCCCCAtcaggtgtggggagggggtcggAGGGCATTGTCAACCCCACGTGCATCACATCCACGCTgcgttaagaaaataaaaagttttgatttttgttataCGATAGCCATCGGGATGCGAGCGGGGACCGAGCGCACCACTGCTGGAATGTTGAGGTGGCGGCCTGCCAGAGAGGTAGTGCCCACTGTACCTCCTCGCTAATTTGTTCTCTCTGCTTCAAGCAGATGCTTTCCCGCTAGATGATGTGTGACCGAAATAAAACTCGTATTTTCTCTTTCAGGTTACAACTctagatgtatgatatatatatttcgatgCTTTGGAAACGCTAGAGAACTTTTGCACAAGGCTGGCGTTGAATCGCATGGTGGGAGTGGAAAACTGAATGTTGAGCATTGTAGAAAACGTTACTGGCAGCCATGTCAAGCATGTGTTGGACACTTCTGTAGTTTTTTGTTAGTGCATCGTATGTTCTGCGAGGTACGCGGTGTTGCCCCCACGTAACCTTCCCTGGCCAGTAGTGTTGCGTCCGAACTAGGGGAGTGGAACCGGCGGTGTGAGCACCTCCCTGGGGTCGGACACCCGGGCCATGCAGGACGTACGACACGCGACTGTGGGGGAAACAGACACCGTCGGCAGTGCAAGTGGCCCAGCGGAACCCGTAAGTGAAGTTGAGGGCGGGGGACACCCACCTCCCCCGCCCTCGATCAAGGACCTGCCGCCGCCCACAAAGGGAACTGTAGAGCCACCGGTCCAGGGAGCCAAGATGCCCGCGAGTCCGCTCATACCACCGCCGCCCCCGGACCCGACTCTGGGCGATGTCTCCGGCGAGTCTCATACTCCAGCCAAATATCCCGTGGTTGACCCTGCAGGTCAGCCTCATGGCAAAAAGAATGGCTCTGCGGGGCAGCCACTTACGGCAGTACAAGAGACGGTAACCTCTGAAAACCCTCACTcgaaccccaaccccaaccctaaTCCAAACCCTAAGCCGAACCCAAACATTAACCCTGGGCACCACAGGCCTGTTGCAGGACTCCAGCAACAGCCTTATCGAGTCCAAAGCCCAGCTCAAGCCGGAGGTCCAGCCCCAGGGCAAGCTCATGCCCATGCTTCGCCCCCTGTAGGGCAACAGATTCCTTTACAGGGACCACCTCCTCCTCGCCATGGCCTGCCGATGATGCCCCCTCGCCCAGGGCCTCCGATGGCTCAACTTCCTCGCCATGGGTCACCGCTGGTACACACGCCGCATCACGTACCCCCCATGGGATTGCCGTCCCACCACAGGCCTCCAATGGGCCAGCCGCCCCCACCGTCCCCCGTGTTACGGGCCCATCCGTTTGTCGAACCCACAGCAAGGTCGCCCCGCTTTCAGGAGCCCGTCGTTCGACAGCCGGGCTACCAAGTGCCAAGACCTGGTGGCTCTCCCTACCGGGGTGAGGCACAGATGCACTACCAGGAGGAAGTGCCACCCCATTACCACGAAGAGAGGCTCTCTTTCGTCGAGGAGGGTGCGTCCTTCCAGGGAGAAGGGATGTATGGGGAGAAGGGCGCGGTGTACGTCGAGGAGGGAGGGTCGCTCACGGAGGAGAGTCTGACGCAGGTCCCAGGCCAGGCGCGACACCCCCGTCGCCAGCCAGGAACTTTGCGTATATCCAAATGGGTGAACCCTATCCCCGATGACCCCGAGGACGGTAAGTGTTGTTCagtgttagtttactttgtttaaGACCCATTTCGCCTGACCCCTTTCAGTTACAGCTTCTCGCGGCACTTGTACTTCCCCTTGGTCATAGATTGAAAGTTGAAATATGAAAAGTGTCAGTAGCCGTTTTTCGAACGAAGCTTCATCATGGTGTTTTGTTGTGCAGTTATTATGTCAGACCTTACTGACATTGGTAACCTTAACAGTGATCGGTAGTTAGTCATAAATTAGGGCATTTCCTGGATAGATGCATAAGGGCTTGCAGACGTCGTTTTCTTCTTATAATAGGTGAATGACCCTTGTAGAAAAGCAGATCCGTAGAAAGTGTATGGCGATTGCAGATGCAATTGTGCGATAGACATATGTGATTGGAGAACCAGGAAAAGTGCTGTGTATAACATGTTTGATGGTCTgtgaaatatatagtaaaataataaattttactcatatgtatatcacatattgTGTATACGTGCTGGTGCAAATGTACTTGCtgtacatacgcacaaacaaacaactatGGCAAATCCATCAATTTTAATAGATTCAGAGGATCTTATGATGGCAGGTAAGAAAATGCCCTCCTCTGTCAAGGGATCTGCCTTCGGGTCTTAATGAGGCTTCAGTATTAGAGTGTATTATTAGGACATTGCAGGGCTTGGGCAATCGGTTTTAGAAATATTCCTCGTTAGTTCATGTTAATGGATATAATAGTTATGGTCATAGCTTTTACTAGAGAAGACACCCGTATTATCGACACGTTTTGAGTGCAGGGGAATTAACTGTTTTTCGCTGTTACATAGTCTACCGgtgattgaaagaaaaaaaaatggaagttcaTCATCTAGAATATGTAACGGAGTTCCGCGCATTTTCTAAGTTTGACTGGAATCGCATGTTAGCTTGAGTGTTAAATTGTACAAACATCTACCTTTATTAATTTCATAAGTAGAACTATTacgattttgtgttttttatgtgttactCCAGATGGTAGCTTACCGTACCGACTGATAAGTGGTTAAAGCTGTGGGAGGCGAACTGATGGTTGTTGTGATGAATTAACGTTTCTATGGCATTTGTGGCGAAGAAGTGCTGCTCAAGAATCGATGGCAAAGTACCCGCCGAGATGCATTTGTGGGGGCTGCAGTGTCATGGCAACAGGCATCTCGGCCCAGATTGAATTAGtgttgtaaatgtttatatatgtgcccGATAATTAATGTTGCGAtcgtatatttgttttgttaccCGTTAACGTTGCGGTCGAATGATTGTTATGGTTACAAGTCTCAGAAATGCAGGTGCATTCCCTCTTCAATATTATGTAGATTTGTGTTAAGAGATTCATATATAGTTATTGATTGTTTTCATAATTTACGATATtaatatacgcgcgcgcgcgctcgtgggtgtgtgtgtgtgtgtgtgtgtgtgtgtgtgtgtgtgtgtgtgtgtgtgttgtgtgtgtgtgtgtgtgtgtgtgtgtgtgtgtgtgtgtattatgtatgttttatgttgtatgtatttttgtatacactacatatatataatatgtatatatatataatacatatacatttatcaacacccac encodes:
- the LOC119592712 gene encoding skin secretory protein xP2-like (The sequence of the model RefSeq protein was modified relative to this genomic sequence to represent the inferred CDS: added 450 bases not found in genome assembly), with the protein product MQDVRHATVGETDTVGSASGPAEPVSEVEGGGHPPPPPSIKDLPPPTKGTVEPPVQGAKMPASPLIPPPPPDPTLGDVSGESHTPAKYPVVDPAGQPHGKKNGSAGQPLTAVQETVTSENPHSNPNPNPNPNPKPNPNINPGHHRPVAGLQQQPYRVQSPAQAGGPAPGQAHAHASPPVGQQIPLQGPPPPRHGLPMMPPRPGPPMAQLPRHGSPLVHTPHHVPPMGLPSHHRPPMGQPPPPSPVLRAHPFVEPTARSPRFQEPVVRQPGYQVPRPGGSPYRGEAQMHYQEEVPPHYHEERLSFVEEGASFQGEGMYGEKGAVYVEEGGSLTEESLTQVPGQARHPRRQPGTLRISKWVNPIPDDPEDGQQQSGEQELATKMLQIQSKRFYIDVKQNRRGRFMKVAEIGADGRRNQVFLALSTAAEFRDHLSHFSDFYANLGPPNPDTLPEDGKLKSETMVKDNRRYYLDLKENSRGRFLRVSQTIARGGPRCQIAIPAQGMIEFRDALQELLDEFGTDDGGYKGELPEGRHMRVENKNFYFDIGQNNRGIYMRISEVKTNFRTAITIPEKSWSRFRDIFADYVDKMKDGGEKGPSESNK